A genomic region of Scyliorhinus canicula chromosome 4, sScyCan1.1, whole genome shotgun sequence contains the following coding sequences:
- the LOC119964431 gene encoding LOW QUALITY PROTEIN: dihydrofolate reductase-like (The sequence of the model RefSeq protein was modified relative to this genomic sequence to represent the inferred CDS: deleted 1 base in 1 codon) has product MPRLMNCIVAVCPNMGIGKDGNFPWYPIRLNKELKYFQKMTTAPTVEGKCNAVVTGRKTWFSIPEKFRPLKNRINIVLSRELKELPKGANYLAHDLESALAHLDSPEMRDKVELVWIIGGSSLYMDAMESPMSHRLFMSRILQDFESDTFIPEIYLNKYKLLPKFPDVPTDVQEDNGIWYRFEVYERITQA; this is encoded by the exons ATGCCCCGCTTGATGAACTGTATCGTAGCTGTCTGCCCGAACATGGGGATCGGCAAAGATGGAAACTTTCCCTGGTATCCGATTAGATTGAACAAAGAACTCAAGTATTTCCAGAAGATGACCACCGCACCAACAGTAGAAGGGAAATGCAATGCTGTCGTCACGGGAAGGAAAACGTGGTTCTCTATTCCTGAGAAGTTCAGGCCCCTTAAAAACCGAATAAATATTGTACTAAGCAGAGAGCTTAAGGAGCTGCCGAAAGGAGCAAATTATCTGGCACATGATCTGGAGTCGGCGCTGGCTCATCTGGATTCACCGGAGATGCGGGACAAGGTGGAACTTGTGTGGATAATAGGTGGCAGCAGCCTCTACATGGATGCCATGGAAAGTCCAATGTCACATCGTCTTTTTATGTCTCGTATCCTTCAGGAC TTTGAGAGCGATACCTTCATACCGGAGATCTATCTAAATAAGTATAAACTCCTTCCTAAGTTCCCTGATGTTCCTACAGATGTTCAGGAAGACAATGGGATTTGGTATAGATTTGAGGTTTATGAAAGGATCACCCAGGCATAG